The following proteins are encoded in a genomic region of Candidatus Rokuibacteriota bacterium:
- the dapB gene encoding 4-hydroxy-tetrahydrodipicolinate reductase, translating into MPDVVVAGAAGRMGSRVVACLQEDKELRLVGALEALGHPAVGRDAGEVAGVGKLGVTLAADPRALLTRDRILVEFSVPEATLEHLQLVARSGARAVIGTTGFSEAQREEIGRLARQVPVLLSPNMSVGVTLALKLLAQMAAVLGEEYDVEITEIHHRFKKDAPSGTALRMAEVIAHALGRTLSQVAVYGRQGLPGERTRQEIGILSLRSGDIVGEHTVSFGTLGERLELTHRAHSRDTFARGALRAAKFIATAPPGLYSMQDVLGLK; encoded by the coding sequence ATGCCTGACGTCGTGGTGGCCGGTGCCGCCGGCCGGATGGGGTCCCGGGTCGTCGCGTGCCTGCAGGAGGACAAGGAGCTTCGCCTGGTCGGCGCCCTGGAGGCGCTAGGACACCCGGCCGTCGGCCGGGACGCCGGTGAGGTGGCGGGAGTCGGCAAGCTCGGCGTGACGCTCGCGGCGGATCCCCGAGCGCTTCTCACGCGCGACCGGATCCTCGTCGAGTTCTCGGTCCCCGAGGCAACCCTGGAGCACCTGCAGCTGGTCGCCCGGAGCGGGGCCCGGGCGGTCATCGGCACGACCGGCTTTTCCGAGGCCCAGCGGGAGGAGATCGGCCGGCTCGCCCGGCAGGTCCCCGTCCTCCTGTCCCCCAACATGAGCGTGGGGGTGACGCTCGCCCTGAAACTCCTCGCCCAGATGGCGGCCGTGCTCGGCGAGGAGTACGACGTGGAGATCACCGAGATCCACCACCGCTTCAAGAAGGACGCCCCCAGCGGCACGGCCCTCCGGATGGCGGAGGTGATCGCCCATGCCCTCGGCCGGACCCTGTCCCAGGTCGCGGTGTACGGCCGGCAGGGACTGCCGGGGGAGCGAACCCGACAGGAGATCGGAATCCTCTCCCTCCGCTCGGGCGACATCGTCGGGGAGCACACGGTCTCCTTCGGCACTCTCGGCGAGCGGCTCGAGCTGACCCACCGGGCCCACAGCCGGGACACCTTCGCCCGCGGCGCCCTCCGCGCGGCCAAGTTCATCGCGACGGCACCCCCGGGCCTCTACTCCATGCAGGACGTCCTCGGCCTGAAATAA